In Leclercia pneumoniae, the genomic window AAACTGCTTTTTTGGCGCCGCTGGCATCGGTGTAAACAATATCGAAACCGGCCTGGCTATTTTCGTCCACGATGGGCTGCGTCACGGTGGTGTCGGTGCGGTAGTCATAGACCGCTTTGCTGGCGAACTGCGGGCGAATCCCCGCCAGCGTGTCCGCCGGCCAGATAGCCTGTTCAGCGCGACGTGTCACCGGGCGGCCACCGGACTCCAGCAGGCTGGCCTGCAAAATGAGCTGCAGCGGTGAGTGCGTCTCTTTCCACTGGCTCTCCGCGCTGACCTGCCCGCGCCCCTCGTCATTTAACGTGAGTTGAACTTCATCCAGACTGCGGCTCAGGTTCTCTTCAGCGATATCGCCAAACTGGAATCCCGGCAGTGCCGCGACCGCCTCACGCAGCGGGCGCAGGAACAGCTGCCCCTGTAGACTATTGCCGTTTGCGGGCGCGCCATACAGGTAATACCCGTTCACGTCGAAGCTGACATTGTCCTGCGGTTTAACAGGCGCTTTTTGCCCGCTGATATTCAGCGCCATCCGCTCCGGCATAAAGTCTTCGACGTGGAAATCCCACATCTGCTTTTGATTATCGCCGGTGCTGGCGCGGATGTGCCACATCCCGGTCTGTGCGCCGCTATCCAGCGCATAATTAAAGCGATAGAGGCCATTTTCCGGCTGGCTCACGACGGTTCGCGCCACCTGTCCATCCGGGCGTAATACTTCCAGTTTTACCGGCTGGTCAGGCAAGGGTTTTCCATCACTGTCGCGCAGTAAGCCATTAAGAATTACCGTTTCTCCCGGCCGGTAGAGGTCACGCGGGCCAAACATAAAGAACTGTTTGCTAAAACCTGGCGCACCGGCAATAGCGAATTCGGCGAGGTCGAGTGCGGGCAGATTGAGGTCGAGAAGCGTGGTTTGCCCCTCTTTACGCGCCAGAATAAGCGCCGCTTCTTTATCCGTTTGCAGCACAGCGTGACCATCGCCGTCGCTGGCGGCCTGAGCCAGCGTCTGGCCTTTGTCGTTGAGCAGCACGACATCAACGCCGGCCTGCGCGCCACCGTTTTCAATGCTCTGGGTAAAGATATCCAGCCGGTTGTGGTAGCGGTGAACCGACAGGCCAATATCGCTGAGGGTAAAGAGCGTGGCGGCATTGCTGTAATTGTAATGCCCCGCCTGGTTCATTACCGCCAGGTAAACACCGGCCTGCTGCAGCGGTGCGATATCACGCAGCGGTAACAGCAGTTTTTCACGGGTGTTACGCGCCGGGTTGAGGTCGAAGCGGCCGGTATAGACCAGCTCCGCCATTTTAAGCAAATTGTCGGATTCCCAGTTGGTCAGGGAGTTACGGTATTCCCACTGGCTGACAAATGCCGTCAGCGACTCCGGTTTCACCCGATAGAAATTGACGTCAACGTTGCTGACGTTCAGCGCCATGACCGGCAGCCCCTCTACCACCTTGCCCGGTAGCAGCGAGCCGCGGCTGGCAAAGCCGACGGTAGGCTCGATATCGCGCGTGGTTATCGCTTTTTCGTAGTCGCTATCGAAGGTAGCTTTATTCAGTGCCAGCAGGCCACGCTCAACGGTCACCACCAGATTGCGGTTGGGCTCCAGATGACGTAAACGGACCTCTTTCAGATTTGGCGCCAGTTCCCATGCGCCATCCACCTTGCCGCTTTTCTTGTCCACGACGTGGAGGGTTTTTGCGAAATCCTGGGAAGGATCGAGCGGCACCGAGAAGGTGAGCACCAGCGTCGATGCGCCGTCGAGCTGAATTTCCGACGCATCCAGCAGCGTCAGCGGCTTGCCCTGACTCTGTTCCGCCAGTTTTTGCAGCGTGGCGTCGTCGGGTTTAGTCGCAGCCTTCGGTTCAGCAGGCGTTGCCGCAGCGGTTGCCGGCGCTTCTGCATGGGGTTTCTCGGTGTTGTCATCACAGCCGGCAAGCGTAAAGGCTGTCAGCAGCGCTATGGACAGCGCGGCGAGGCGAAACGGTTTCATCCTGCATCCCTGGCCTGAGAGGCCTGTTGGTCGTCGTCGGGTTAAGTATTATCCGCAAGTTTCATTAATACAAAAGCCCATTTTGAGGGGGCTGGAAAGCGCCTCGCAAAATGGTATAGGGAACAGCATCCACCCTGTTATACCGATCACAACCTGCATGGTTACATGTTACCTTTTAGGTCATTTGTTTTTAAAACAATAAGATAGCTGGCTAAGCTCCGTTAGCGCCTGCTAGTTTTATGCCTAAGACGCACCCCGAGTGCGCGGTTCAATAAGAGAGATAGCCATGAAACGAGCCGTGAACGCCCTACAAAATTTCGGAAAATCATTGTACGGACCGGTACTTATCCTGCCGATCGTTGGTCTGTTTATCGCCTTTGGTAACGTGCTGGGTAATGGCGCGCTTGCCGATTACCTGCCGTTTCTTGGGCATCCGTTGGTGCAGAGCCTTGGGCAGTTAATCGCCAGGTCTGCCGTTTCGGTGTTAGTAAACCTGGCGCTGGTATTCGCTGTGGGGATCCCTATCGGCCTGGCGACACGCGATAAAGGTTACGCGGCCCTGATCGGCCTGGTGACCTTTGTGGTCTTTATCAACGCCATGAACGTGACCCTGCAGTTACAAGGCGCGCTTGCCCCTGCCGATCAGATGAAAGCTGCCGGGCAGGCGATGGTACTCGGGGTACAAGTCCTGGAGATGGGCGTTTTCGCCGGGATCCTGACCGGCGCGCTGTCGGGCTACCTCTACAACAAATATTCCGGGGTACAGTTTAACGGGGCGATGGCCATCTACTCCGGTCACTGCTTCGTCGCTATCGTGATGCTGCCCGTCTCAATGCTGCTGGGCGTGGTGATGAGTGAGCTCTGGCCGTTCGCCCAGCATGGTATTAGCGCAATGGCGCTGGCCATTAAAGGGGCAGGCCCGTTTGGGGTGGCGGTGTATGGCTTCCTTGAACGTATCCTGGTGCCGACTGGTCTTCACCATCTGGTCTATACCCCGTTCCTCTATACCGAACTGGGCGGTACCCAGGAGGTATGCGGCACCACCTACCAGGGCGCGCGCAACATCTACTTTGCCGAAATGGCCTGTCCGGGCGTGAAGCAACTGAGCAGTACGGTGGTCTGGGATGCGCGCGGTATCAGCAAAATGTTTGGCCTGCCTGCAGCGGCGCTAGCGATGTACATGACCGCGAAGCCTGAGCGTAAAGCTGCGGCAAAAGCGATTCTGATCCCGGCAGCCCTCACCTCCCTTCTGGTGGGCGTGACCGAACCTATCGAGTTCTCCTTCCTGTTCGTCGCCCCGCTGCTGTTCGTGGTGCATGCGGTACTGACCGGGATTGGCATGATGCTCTTCTCCCTGTTTGGCGTTCACGCCATCGGTGCGAACGGCATTATCGATTTCATTCTTTATAACCTGCCGCTGGGCACCGAGAAGTCCAACTGGCCGATGTACATTTTGGTCGGGCTCATCATGTTTGCTCTCTACTTTGTGATTTTCCGCTTCCTGATTGTTCACTTCAACATGAAGACGCCGGGTCGGGAAGATGACGAGCAAGAGACCCGTCTCTATAGCAAGCAGGAGTATCAGGCGAAAGGCAATAACGACGGTCTGGGTGAATCCATTGTGATTGGCCTGGGCGGGCGCGAAAACATTGAAGTGGTGGATAACTGCTACACCCGCCTGCGCGTCACGGTAAAAGACGTGGCGATCATCGACGAGCCGCGACTGAAAGCGACGGGTGCGAAAGGCATTATCAAACAAGGTAACAATGTTCAGGTGGTCTACGGGCTGCATGTCAAAAAAATGCGAGAAGCCGTTGAGACGTTTCTCTGAAAGGAGCTAAAGATGTTTAAACCCCCATTCATTCTCTCTATCGCCGGCGGTGGCAGTACCTATACGCCGGGTATTGTGAAAAGCCTGATGGTGCGCCTGCAGGATTTCCCGCTGGCGGAGATTCGCCTCTACGACATCGATGAAGCACGCCAGAACACCATTGCGCCGGTGGTCGAGAAGGTGATTCGTGACCATAGCCAGAGCATCAAATTTACGGTCACCACCGACCCGGAAGTCGCCTTTAGCGGCGCCCACTTCATCTTCGCCCAGATGCGCGTTGGGCAGTATAAGATGCGCGAGCAGGATGAGAAGATCCCGCTGCGCCACGGCGTGGTTGGCCAGGAGACCTGTGGACCAGGCGGGCTGGCGTATGGCTTGCGTACGATCCTGCCGATGGTAGAGCTGATCGATTTGGTAGAGCGCCACGCCCACGAGAAAGCCTGGATCGTCAACTACTCTAACCCGGCGGCGATCGTCGCCGAAGGTGTACGTCGTCTTCGTCCTAACGCGCGGGTGCTGAATATCTGCGATATGCCGGTAGCGGCTATGCGCAATATGGGAGCGATTCTGGGCGTTGATCGTCATAAGCTGGAGGTGGACTATTTTGGTCTGAACCATTTCGGCTGGTTTACCCGCGTGCTGGTAGATGGCGAAGACAGACTGCCAGAGCTGCGTCGCCATATCGCTAAATTTGGCCTGCTAACGGAAGATGCCGCCAAAACCGACCCGCAACACTCAGATCCGTCATGGGTGAAGACCTGGCGCAACATTAAGCCAATTATGGATAACTTCCCCGAGTATTTGCCAAACCCGTATTTGCAGTATTACCTGATGCCGAACCAGATCGTCGAGCATCAAAATCCAGAGTACACGCGCGCTAACGAAGTGATGAACGGTCGTGAGAAAAAACTGTTTGCCGCCGCCGAAGAGTATCAACGTACCGGGATTTTGCCCGATGCGTTTCACGTGGGGGTGCACGGTGAGTTTATCGTTGATGTGGCCCGCTCGCTGGCGTTTAACCTGCGTCAGCGCCATCTGGTGATGGTGGAAAACCAGGGAGCGATTACCAACTTGCCGTACGATGCCGTGGTGGAAGTGCCCGCTTATATCACCTCTGAAGGGCCAGAGCCGATCCGCGTGGGGCAGGTTCCCCTGTTCCATCAGACGCTGTTGCAGCAGCAGCTCGCTTCGGAGCAGCTACTGGTGGAAGCGACCATCGAAGGCAGCTACGAAAAAGCGCTGCAGGCATTTACCCTGAACCGCACCGTGCCCACCATGGAGCACGCGAAAGCGATTCTGGATGAGATGATTGAAGCGAATCGTGAGTACTGGCCAGCGCTGCAAAAAGCCTGGCGGGATGGCGAAGCAGTGAAATAATACGGGCTTGCTCGCGAGTTGAACGTGGTTTGCTTGTCGGTGTCAGAAAAAACACCGACAATCCTCTTTTACGGAAAAGAACGGAGGCAACCCATGTCCACCTCATATTTTGTCGCCGCCGACTGGCTGATTGAGCACAGCGACGACCCGGAAATCCAGATCCTCGACGCGCGAATGGCCCCTGCAGGGCAGGAGCATCTCCGCGATATGACCGCTGAATACCGCGCCGGGCATCTGCCGGGGGCGGTATTTTTCGATATTGAAGCCTTATCCGATCACACCTCATCACTGCCACATATGCTTATCCGCCCGGAGGCGTTTTCCGTCGCAATGCGCGAGCTGGGCATCAGTCGCGACAAGCATCTGGTGATCTACGACGAGGGTAATCTCTTCTCCGCGCCGCGTGCCTGGTGGATGCTGAAAAATTACGGCGTTGAAAAAGTCTCTATTCTGGCGGGCGGGCTTGCGGGCTGGCAGCGGGATGAACTGCCGCTGCAGCAGGGCGACGTGACGCTGCCGGAAGGGGAGTTTGACGCAACCTTTGACCCGCATGTCGTAAAACGTCTGACCGACGTGCTGGTCGTCAGCCATGAAAAAACGGCGCAAATCGTCGATGCCCGCCCTGCCCCACGCTTCAATGCCGAAGCGGACGAGCCGCGGGCTGGCCTGAAGCGTGGCCATATTCCCGGCGCGCTAAACGTGCCCTGGGGCGATTTAGTGTTTGAAGGGGAGCTGAAAACCACCGACGAACTGCAGGCTATCTTTGAGCGTCAGGGTGTGGATCTGCACAAACCCATTGTTGCCAGCTGCGGCTCTGGCGTCACCGCCTGCGTGGTGATTCTTGCCCTTGCTACCCTCGGTAAAACCGACGTCACGCTCTACGACGGCGCCTGGAGCGAATGGGGTGCACGGGACGATCTGCCGATTGAACCGGCTCACTAATGGATAATCGTCTGGCGACGCTTCTCACGCGCGGGGAGTCACTGACCCGCGCGGAATACCGTGTACTTTCCCATCTGACGGAGCATCCGCTGCTGGTCGGCAACATTACGGTACGCGAGCTCGCGCAGGCGACATTCGTTTCGACCGCCACAATCATGCGGCTTTGCCAGAAGCTGGGGTTCAGCGGGTTTAGCGAATTTATCTGGCACTGTAAGCAACTGCTGTCTGATACCCCGCATATTGCCACTGAGGCCAGAGCCTCCAGCGACGTGCCCGAACTCTTCCATCGGTTTATTGCCAACTATCAGCAGACATTGCAATGGGCGACGGTGGAGAAGCGTCAGCGCTTCCGCGCACTGCTTAGCGAGAAAGAGAGCTTTTTTCTGTACGGTGCCGGGTTTTCTTATCTGTTTGCCGAGTACCTGACCAAAAAACTGCAGGTATTGGGAAAAACGGCGTTTATCTCGGGGCCGGGCGACAGCCGGAATATCTTCCTCAGTAATGCCGCCCGCTATCAGGTCTTTATCGCCGTCTCGCGCAGCGGCGAAACGGAACAGGTGCTGGATAAAGCGCGGATTGCGCAGAACGTGGGGATGGTCGTGGTGGCCTTTACGCGCGCCTCGGCAAATACGCTGGCGGGCATGGCCGATCTGCATTTCGCCCTGTATGACGAAGCTGTGCACTTTGCCGCCGAGGCCGCCGGTGTCACCTCGTTTGAGTCGAATCTGGTGTTGCTGATGGATTTACTGCTGCTGGAAGCAACGGGGTGAAAAACCACCCCGTCTTCATCAAATGATACGGGTCGTTTTGAGATCGCGAAGGAACCCGCCCCAGCGACGCTCATAAAAGGGTGTGATGTGCTCGGTAATAAAGTGGCTAATGCCCTTCTCGCCTTTCAACACCTGACAGATATCAATAGGTTCATCGCCTGGCAGCGTGTCGGTCGCCACACTGCCCGCCGCCTGGATAATCTCGTCGATATCGCCGTCTGCCTCAATGCCAATCAACAGCACTGGCTGCTCGTCGGCTCGCTCTTTGATGGAGCAGAGAAACGCGCGTCTGACGGGCTTCAGGGTTTTAAACAGCGTGGTTAAAGAGTCAATCATCTGCGCCGGCGGCTCGGCCACTTCTGAGAGCAGCAGCGTTTCGCCCCCTTCCAGCACCTCCTGCGTGCTGAGCGGGTTGCCTTCTTCACCCATCAGATGACTGATTTCGCGTGGGGTAAACTCTTTCCCGGTCGGCAATTTGGCGTTCAGGAACAACGTCTGGCCCAGGGTCATCTCAAAAAGGGTACGTACGGGCATG contains:
- the sseA gene encoding 3-mercaptopyruvate sulfurtransferase; translated protein: MSTSYFVAADWLIEHSDDPEIQILDARMAPAGQEHLRDMTAEYRAGHLPGAVFFDIEALSDHTSSLPHMLIRPEAFSVAMRELGISRDKHLVIYDEGNLFSAPRAWWMLKNYGVEKVSILAGGLAGWQRDELPLQQGDVTLPEGEFDATFDPHVVKRLTDVLVVSHEKTAQIVDARPAPRFNAEADEPRAGLKRGHIPGALNVPWGDLVFEGELKTTDELQAIFERQGVDLHKPIVASCGSGVTACVVILALATLGKTDVTLYDGAWSEWGARDDLPIEPAH
- the sseB gene encoding enhanced serine sensitivity protein SseB, whose product is MSETKNELETLLEQAATEPAHRPAFFRTLLESTVWVPGTAAEGEQVVEDSALDLLHWEKDDGTSVIPFFTSLEALQTAVEDEQAFVVMPVRTLFEMTLGQTLFLNAKLPTGKEFTPREISHLMGEEGNPLSTQEVLEGGETLLLSEVAEPPAQMIDSLTTLFKTLKPVRRAFLCSIKERADEQPVLLIGIEADGDIDEIIQAAGSVATDTLPGDEPIDICQVLKGEKGISHFITEHITPFYERRWGGFLRDLKTTRII
- a CDS encoding PTS transporter subunit EIIC, which codes for MKRAVNALQNFGKSLYGPVLILPIVGLFIAFGNVLGNGALADYLPFLGHPLVQSLGQLIARSAVSVLVNLALVFAVGIPIGLATRDKGYAALIGLVTFVVFINAMNVTLQLQGALAPADQMKAAGQAMVLGVQVLEMGVFAGILTGALSGYLYNKYSGVQFNGAMAIYSGHCFVAIVMLPVSMLLGVVMSELWPFAQHGISAMALAIKGAGPFGVAVYGFLERILVPTGLHHLVYTPFLYTELGGTQEVCGTTYQGARNIYFAEMACPGVKQLSSTVVWDARGISKMFGLPAAALAMYMTAKPERKAAAKAILIPAALTSLLVGVTEPIEFSFLFVAPLLFVVHAVLTGIGMMLFSLFGVHAIGANGIIDFILYNLPLGTEKSNWPMYILVGLIMFALYFVIFRFLIVHFNMKTPGREDDEQETRLYSKQEYQAKGNNDGLGESIVIGLGGRENIEVVDNCYTRLRVTVKDVAIIDEPRLKATGAKGIIKQGNNVQVVYGLHVKKMREAVETFL
- a CDS encoding 6-phospho-alpha-glucosidase; its protein translation is MFKPPFILSIAGGGSTYTPGIVKSLMVRLQDFPLAEIRLYDIDEARQNTIAPVVEKVIRDHSQSIKFTVTTDPEVAFSGAHFIFAQMRVGQYKMREQDEKIPLRHGVVGQETCGPGGLAYGLRTILPMVELIDLVERHAHEKAWIVNYSNPAAIVAEGVRRLRPNARVLNICDMPVAAMRNMGAILGVDRHKLEVDYFGLNHFGWFTRVLVDGEDRLPELRRHIAKFGLLTEDAAKTDPQHSDPSWVKTWRNIKPIMDNFPEYLPNPYLQYYLMPNQIVEHQNPEYTRANEVMNGREKKLFAAAEEYQRTGILPDAFHVGVHGEFIVDVARSLAFNLRQRHLVMVENQGAITNLPYDAVVEVPAYITSEGPEPIRVGQVPLFHQTLLQQQLASEQLLVEATIEGSYEKALQAFTLNRTVPTMEHAKAILDEMIEANREYWPALQKAWRDGEAVK
- a CDS encoding MurR/RpiR family transcriptional regulator, which produces MDNRLATLLTRGESLTRAEYRVLSHLTEHPLLVGNITVRELAQATFVSTATIMRLCQKLGFSGFSEFIWHCKQLLSDTPHIATEARASSDVPELFHRFIANYQQTLQWATVEKRQRFRALLSEKESFFLYGAGFSYLFAEYLTKKLQVLGKTAFISGPGDSRNIFLSNAARYQVFIAVSRSGETEQVLDKARIAQNVGMVVVAFTRASANTLAGMADLHFALYDEAVHFAAEAAGVTSFESNLVLLMDLLLLEATG